From one Catellatospora sp. IY07-71 genomic stretch:
- the hisF gene encoding imidazole glycerol phosphate synthase subunit HisF yields MSVAVRVIPCLDVDAGRVVKGVNFVDLRDAGDPVELAAAYDAAGADEITFLDVSASVEGRGTMLEVVRRTAETVFIPLTVGGGVRSVDDVDVLLRAGADKVGVNTAAIHRPELITEIARRFGNQVLVLSLDVRRLKEGRGFEVTTHGGRKSAGLDAIEWARRVAELGAGEILLNSMDADGTKEGFDLELIKEVRAVVDIPVIASGGAGKAADFPPAVEAGADAVLAASVFHFGEVSIGEVKTALRAASHPIR; encoded by the coding sequence ATGAGTGTCGCGGTGCGGGTCATCCCCTGTCTGGACGTGGACGCCGGGCGGGTGGTCAAGGGTGTGAACTTCGTGGACCTGCGCGACGCGGGCGACCCGGTGGAGCTGGCGGCGGCGTACGACGCGGCGGGCGCCGACGAGATCACCTTCCTGGACGTGTCCGCCTCTGTCGAGGGCCGGGGCACCATGCTGGAGGTGGTGCGGCGCACCGCGGAGACGGTCTTCATCCCGCTGACCGTCGGCGGCGGTGTGCGCTCGGTCGACGATGTGGACGTGCTGCTGCGCGCGGGGGCGGACAAGGTCGGGGTCAACACCGCGGCGATCCACCGGCCCGAGCTGATCACCGAGATCGCGCGCCGGTTCGGCAACCAGGTGCTGGTGCTCTCGCTGGACGTGCGCCGCCTCAAGGAAGGCCGCGGCTTCGAGGTGACCACGCACGGCGGGCGCAAGTCGGCGGGGCTGGACGCGATCGAGTGGGCACGGCGCGTGGCCGAGCTGGGCGCAGGGGAGATCCTGCTGAACTCCATGGACGCCGACGGCACCAAGGAGGGCTTCGACCTGGAGCTGATCAAGGAGGTGCGCGCCGTGGTCGACATCCCGGTGATCGCCTCCGGCGGCGCCGGTAAGGCCGCCGACTTCCCGCCCGCCGTCGAGGCCGGCGCCGACGCCGTGCTCGCCGCGAGCGTCTTCCACTTCGGCGAGGTCTCCATCGGCGAGGTCAAGACCGCCCTCCGGGCCGCCAGCCACCCCATCCGCTGA
- a CDS encoding Bax inhibitor-1/YccA family protein yields the protein MQSSNPVLTRRIDAPVILDQRGRVTLDGVAGRTLVLIAVTVAAAAVSWNVLRTPAWTGLAALGSTLATLVLVLVITIKQITNPLIISGYAVLQGVFLGVVSRELEQRFPGIVIQAVIGTFGVFLAMAALYRARILRASRRFAQVITGALLGILLLSLLDLVLRFFGTSLPIYRAGTVGVIFAVICVIVGALTFVLDFDQVERAVAGGLPPRYGWYLAFGMLVGLIFLYWQIIRLLSYLRR from the coding sequence ATGCAGAGTTCCAACCCCGTGCTGACCCGGCGGATCGACGCACCCGTCATCCTCGACCAGCGCGGCAGAGTGACCCTGGACGGGGTGGCAGGCCGCACGCTCGTGCTCATCGCGGTGACCGTGGCCGCCGCGGCGGTCTCCTGGAACGTGCTCCGCACGCCTGCCTGGACCGGACTCGCCGCCCTCGGCTCCACCCTGGCCACACTGGTCCTGGTGCTGGTGATCACCATCAAGCAGATCACCAACCCCCTGATCATCAGCGGGTACGCCGTGCTCCAGGGCGTCTTCCTGGGCGTGGTGAGCCGGGAGCTGGAGCAGCGGTTCCCCGGCATCGTGATCCAGGCCGTGATCGGCACGTTCGGCGTGTTCCTGGCCATGGCCGCGCTGTACCGCGCCCGGATCCTGCGCGCCAGCCGCCGCTTCGCCCAGGTGATCACCGGCGCCCTGCTCGGCATCCTGCTGCTCAGCCTGCTCGACCTGGTGCTGCGCTTCTTCGGCACCAGCCTGCCCATCTACCGGGCCGGCACCGTGGGCGTGATCTTCGCGGTGATCTGCGTGATCGTCGGCGCGCTCACCTTCGTGCTCGACTTCGACCAGGTCGAACGCGCCGTGGCGGGCGGCCTGCCACCCCGCTACGGCTGGTACCTGGCCTTCGGCATGCTGGTAGGCCTGATCTTCCTCTACTGGCAGATCATCCGCCTGCTCAGCTACCTCCGCCGCTAG